A region of the Muricauda sp. MAR_2010_75 genome:
AAAGAGTGGGTTTTTTATTTCCCAAATATGGTTGAGAAATACACCCAAAGCACAAAAAACAATTGCAAGGGAACCCTAAACCAAAGGTAGGATATCCCGGGGCCATCTAACGCTCCAGTTTGATAATTGATGTGCCCAATAGCAGATCTTATGTTTATTGGCAGGACAAGGATAAAAAACACGATCAACATCCAGGCAGAGGCATATTTATATTGCGGAAGAACCAATCCAACTCCCAAAGCAATTTCCACCAGACCTGTAATTAATACAAGTTCTTTCTTCATGGGAAAAAAATCAGGTAGCATAGTGCTCATCCCCTCTGCAAAAGCAAAATGTCCAATGGCGGTAAAGACCAACATGCAAGCCATGGCTATTTGGGCGGAAAGACGATAGTTAACCTGACCCGCCACCAATTTCAATAGCAGGGCGCAAACTATAAAAACAACAACCAGAACAAAAAAGGGCTTCATTACTTTGCTTTTTGGGCAAAGCTCTTCAATTGAGGCATTGCAAACAATGAACCTGGGTTAAGAAATCCGTTTTCGGATACGGCTCAATGCCTGAGGCGTGACACCAATGTAGGAAGCAATATATTTCAATGGAATTTCACGAATCAACTCTGGACGCTCCGTGAACAATTTTAGATACCGTTCCTCCGCCGTATCCAAAAGCAGGGAAAGTTCTCGTTTGCACTTTTTTAAAAAGAGTTCCTCACTGGCTTTTCTCCCAATACGATCACCCACCTGTGAAGTATTGTACACCTCCTGAAGATCATTATAGGTCAACTGCCACAGTACAGTCTCGGTAATGGTTTCCACCGCATAATTGGAAGGCATTTGTGATATAAATGAATCGTATGCACTTATAAATGATCTACTAAAAGCAAAACCGAAGGTAAGTTCGCCATCCGCCAGAGGAACATATTGGCGTACAATTCCTTTTGATATAAAGGAAAGATGGTTCTCCGTTTCTCCTTGGGAGAGCAGAATGGATTTCTTTGGAAAGCAATGTTGGGTCAATTTGGAGGAAAAGATATCCCAATCAGGAGAAGAAATCCCGAAATGTTCCTCAAAATAGTGTTTGATTTCTTCCAAAATTGATTTTAAGGTTAACGGATTTATGTACGTTTTCCTGTAGTAGCCTACATTACAAATCGATTGGTATCGCAATTAAAGTCACCAATAAACCTTTCTTCTTCCGTAAAATTTTCACAATGTTTATCAATAGCGGTGAACTCCTTTGCAAATTGATTTCGGAAATTGTCCCTATCTGATATTGAATTCCAAAAGTCAACCGTTACAAACCGCAGTGGATTTGAAGCATCTTGATGAAGCTCGGTTAGAATATATCCATCAGCTTTTTGGAATAATTGAACCCAATCGCCCGTTGAACCGTACACGTTCTTGAATTCTTCCAGATATTCCTTCTTAACTACGTATTCCCAAATATATACAAAGGGTGTTGTTGCCATAAAACAGTGTTTCTACTAATAAGTTTAGCAATTATTGCATTAAATAGACCAAGAACACAGTAGGAATAAGATATACAACAATGGTTTGGGCCCCAACATAATCTTTAGCCACACGTTGACCCAAAAGGAGCATTAAAAGCGTAAGGGCGGCAAGAATGGCCCCAAAAAAACCAATGGAGCTTTCACCTTCCACCACAAACTGAACAATCCCCACCGCAGAAAGAACCCCGGACATGATTTCCATAACCAGCACAATTCCCAACAAAACGGGCACGCTTCCCTTAAATGGAGTCTTGGAAAAATGGCCACTGAGCCACTCCAAATTGCCTTTCCAATCCAAGACCTTATCAATGCCGCTCTGTAAAAAGGTGATGGTCAAAAAAGCCAGTAGCAGAATTTCTGTGGCATTTGATAATAAATTTTCCATAGTCCAGTATATTTTTAGGCTGCTTTGGTATGCAAAAGCCTTGTAAGTTTAATCGATAGATCCGTAAAGATAATCTTGGAATTACCGTTACGTTCCACGTGAAAAATGGCCTTTTCCAACTCTTCCACAATATCCAAAATATTGTTTTCGTGCACAAAAGGCGCAAACTTGTTCAGGTCAAAACCTTCCACATGAACTTTGGTATAGACCAGATTGTGGGCTTTGTAATTGAGCAGCAGTGCTTGGCGCATCAAGGTAAGGCAGTAGTTTAAAAACTGCTTTTGCACCTCCCGGCCCGTTTTGGCCACCTCATCGCTCCATAAAATCAATTCCTGAATGGCCCCTTTGTTGCCTTTCGCTTTAAAAGCGCTACGGACCCACTGCACAAACCAACGTTCAAACACCAAATCCTCGGAATCCTTGTTCATCAAATCCAAAGCCTTGTTGAAGTTGCCATTGGCCTCCTGCGCTATGTTGTGTGCCACACTTGCGCTTGCACCCCTGTTGACCAGCTCGTCCGTAATCACCTGTTCGGTCAAAGGCGGAAAGTGTAAAATCTGGCATCGGGAACGAATGGTGTTGATGATTTGCTCCTCTTCTTCAGCCAGCAAAAGCAGAACCGTTTTTTGTGGTGGTTCTTCAATCAGTTTCAAGAGTTTATTCGCAGCAGAAAGGTTCATTTTTTCGGCCATCCAAAGGATGAGCACCTTATAGCCCCCTTCATAGGATTTTAAGGACAACTTTTTTACCATATCCTGGGCTTCGTCCACCCCTATCTGCCCTTGTTTTTTTTCTATGCCAATGTGTCGATACCAATCAAAAAGATTACCATAGGGCTGCTCTTTTACAAATTGTCGCCATTCTTCCAGATAGTGGTCGCTCACCGCATGCGACTTCACCTTATCCGAATTGGAAACCGGAAACGCAAAATGCAGATCAGGGTGCGTCAACGAATTGCATTTGGTATTGCAAACGGTATTTTCACCCTCGTTTTCGCCACCGGTGTTGCCGCACAACAAATATTGTGCATAGGCCAAGGCCATGGGGAGCACCCCAGAACCTTCGGGCCCCACAAACAATTGGGCATGTGCCACCCTGCCCGAGTTGGCGGTGGTCACCAAATGGTTTTTGATATGTTCCAGCCCTAAAACATTTTTGTACAGCATAAGCCAAAGATACATTTTTTAGCTCGCCCGTCTTTGTGACGATTTTTTTGGAAAACGTCAAAAATATAACCCATGTAACAAGACCAAAAGACAGGAAATCTTTACTTTTGAGCTTCTTATAAAGACACACTGCATGAAGACGATAGACGATTACAATTTTGAAGGGAAGAAAGCATTGATCCGTGTTGATTTCAACGTTCCTCTGGACGGTGATTTCAATGTCACGGACACCAGTAGGATTGAAGCGGCCAAACCCACTATTTTAAAAGTTTTGGAAGATGGTGGTTCTGCTGTTCTGATGAGCCATTTGGGAAGACCAAAAGGAAAGGTCAACCCAGATATGTCCCTTTCCCATATTGTTGAAACCGTTTCTGAAATCATAGGAGTGGAAGTAAAATTTGCCGAGGATTGTGTGGGAAAAGTTGCCGATGATGCCGTTGCGAAACTGGAAGATGGTGAGGTGCTTCTGTTGGAAAACCTTCGGTTTCATAATGAGGAAGAAGCTGGTGATAAAGCTTTTTCTGAAGCTTTGGCCAAACACGGTGATATTTATGTGAACGATGCCTTTGGAACTGCTCACCGTGCTCATGCCTCAACCACCATTGTGGCCCAATTTTTCCCGAACAATAAGTGCTTCGGGTATCTGCTGGCCAAAGAAATTGACGCCATTGCCAAGGTAATGCAGACAGGGGAGAAACCCATTACGGCTATTTTGGGAGGAGCAAAAGTGTCTTCCAAAATTACCATTATTGAGAACATTTTGGATAAGGTGGACAATCTCATCATTGGTGGGGGTATGACCTATACTTTCGTTAAAGCAAAAGGCGGCAAAGTTGGGGATTCCATTTGTGAAGATGATAAAATGGACTTGGCTTTGGATATCCTAAAACATGCCGAAGCCAAAAATGTAAAAGTGTACCTGCCTGTTGATGTTTTGGCCGCCGATGATTTCGACAACAACGCCAACACCCAATTTGTGGATGTGGACAAAATCCCTGATGGATGGCAAGGTTTGGACGCCGGACCAAAAACCCTGGAGATTTTCAAACAGGTTATTTTGGCCTCCAAGACCATTTTGTGGAACGGCCCGGTAGGTGTTTTTGAAATGGAAAACTTTGCCAATGGAACCATCGCCGTAGGGAATTATATTGATGAAGCCACCCAAGATGGTGCATTTTCCCTTGTGGGCGGTGGAGATTCCGTGGCCGCAGTGAAGCAATTTGGCTTTGAGGACAAGGTAAGTTATGTGTCCACCGGAGGAGGTGCCATGTTGGAAAGCCTTGAAGGTAGAACCCTGCCGGGAATCGCTGCAATATTGGACTAGTTTATACGTTATGGATTATTGGGGAAGGAGTTAAAATTCAACACGTTTTACACCCGAAATTTTATTATTTCAGAAAAAAACGCCATTTTAGTTTGCCCCAAAAACCAAACCTTGTCCAAATGAACCAAAAATTGAACACAGCTGTCTGCGCAGCGCTTCTTTTTGTAGCCTCAATGGCGACTGCCCAAGAAATTGATTCCATTCAATTGGCAGACCAGGATTCCACTTTGCTACAAACAGATGAAACCAGGGAAATCAGTATTACAAGCGTTAGTATTGATGGCAGGCCCATAGAATTGCAGACCAACAAAAATGGGGAGTTTCAATTGTTGGATTTGGAAGAGGCACATCGGTATGATAGTCTTTGGTTGAAAGAGCTTCACAGTAGCGCACAGTTGTTCAGTGATATGCTGCTTGAAATTCAGAATAGTTCTGAGAATGACTCCATCATTGTTGTGGATTTACCCACAGATACCTTAAAGGCCCGTTTGGCCCGGATGGATGAAAAGACCCCGTTCAATATCACCTACAATCCTTCTTTGGAGAGTGTGATCAAATCCTTCTTGACCCGAAGAAGAGATTTAATGCAACGGATGATGACCGCCAGCCAATTCTATTTTCCATTGTTTGAACAGGAATTGGACAACCATGATATCCCCCTTGAAATTAAATATTTGGCTATTATTGAATCGGCCTTGAATCCAAGGGCAAGATCAAGGGTGGGCGCCAAAGGACTTTGGCAGTTTATGTACAGTACGGGAAAAATGTACGGATTGGACGTGAGCAGTTATGTGGATGAACGCCACGACCCTATTTTGGCAACAAAAGCGGCCAGCAAATACCTTTCCAAATTGTATGAAATTTTCAACGATTGGGATCTGGCCTTGGCAGCCTACAATTCAGGTCCGGGAAATGTGAACAAAGCCATCCGAAGGTCTGGAGGATATGAAAATTATTGGAACATTCGCCCATTTCTTCCACGTGAAACTGCAGGCTATCTTCCCGCATTTTTGGCCACGATGTACATTTTTGAATATGCCGAAGAACATGGACTTCAATACAAAAAGGCGGACAGGCCTTATTTTGAAACGGATACCGTTCATGTTAAAAACCTCATCACCTTTGATCAAATAGCCAAGTTGGTCGATATCAGCACCGAAGAATTGGAGATGTTGAACCCCGCCTACAAATTGAATGTCATCCCCAAAGTGAAAGGAAAGGATTATGCCCTTCGTTTACCAAAGGCCAAAATTGGAAAGTTTGTGGCCAATGAGGAGCAGATTTATGCTTATGTGAAAAAGGAAATGGATTCTTTGGAAAAACCATTACCTCAGATGATAACGGCCCAAGACCAAATTCGTTACAAAGTAAAGAGCGGGGATTATTTGGGTAAAATAGCGGAACGTTACGGCGTGGGCGTAAGCCAGATTAAAATGTGGAACGGATTGCGGAGCAATAATCTACGTATTGGACAACGGTTGACCATTTTCCCGAGAAAGCCTTATATCCCAGAAAAATCTGTGGCTAAATCGAGCACTTCAAAGTCAGCCTCTGGGGCGGTGGCAAGCAACTCCAAAACGCATACAGTACAACCTGGCGATTCACTCTGGACGATTTCCAGAAAATATCCTGGAGTTTCCATTGAAAATTTACGAGAATGGAACGGTCTTAGCAGCAATAACCTAAAACCGGGCACAAAACTTAAATTGTGCGATTGTTCTTCGTAAATTTAACTCGATATGAAAAAATTTGGAACACTATGTAGTGCCATTTTGGTAATGGTACTATGGTCTTGTAAGGATTCAGGACCGAAACAAAGATTTCTGCCACCATCCACAGGAGGTGTTAACTCATTAATGGTAGTAATGGACACCGAGCTATGGCAAAGTGATGTTGGCGATAACATTAGGGAGCATTTTGCGGCGCAGGTCTTGGGTCTCCCACAACCCGAACCCATTTTCACCATTGTACAAGTTCCTCCAAAAGTATTTAAGGGCACAACAACCTATTCCCGGTCAGTTTTATACGTGGAACAAGATTCCTCCTCATTGGCACACATTAAAACAGACGCATATTCAAAACCCCAAAAGGTGGCGGTGGTCACTGGACAAACCCACGAGGTGTTGAACCGGAATCTGGATTCTCTGGCACCGAAAGCCATTGAGGCGTTCAAACAAATGGAAATAGCCGAGGCCCAAAAACGATTTGAACGTTCACTGAACAAGGACAAGGCTTTGGAAGAAGAGTTTGGCATAAGCATGAAGGTTCCATCATTGTATAAAGTGGGCAAGCGGGACAACAAGTTTGTATGGATGGACATTCAGATTCCAAAAGGGACCATGAACATCATTGCGTATGAAATGCCAGAAAACAGCTTTTCCAACGATTCCACCTTTGTGGAGGATATTGTAAAAATGCGTGATTCCATTGGAAAGAAATACGTTCCCGGTCCTTATGAGAACACATATATGAAAACTGAAATGGCTTTTGCGCCCTATGTTTTCCCCACAGAAATTGGAGGAAAAAAAGCTGCGGAGGTCAGGGGGATTTGGGATATTCAGGGATACCCGATGGCTGGGCCATTTTTAACCTACATCATCAACGATGAGGAGCATAACAGAAAGATGGTTTTGGAAGGGTTCACCTTTGCACCATCAGCCGAAAAAAGAGACTATATGTTTGAGCTTGAAGCCATCTTGCGAACCGTAGATTTTAATACAACAGCAGCGGATTAAGAAGACACATGGACCTAAGCAAAAAAGCCCGGATATCCGGGCTTTTTTGTTCTTTAAATACTTATGTATTTGGGGCGTTAGTCAAATGCGAAGCCGGTAGCTATTCTGTACACAAAGGCGTAGAGCACAATGAAGAACATGACAAAGCTAAACCAAGCAAATATTTTAAAGTATTTCTCTAGAATAATATGTCCTAAGTTGCGAAATCCTTCAAGATAGATTTCTTTAACAAGTAAAAGTTTTTTCATAAGTCAGTTTTTAAGATTTAAAGACAATACAAAGGTTGGGTTTTGGGTAAGGAGAGTAAAAACAATAGGACAAAAAGCACCAAAACAAGGACAAAAGCTATTCTGAAAATATAGGTTTCCATAAAGGCACTTCTTTCATCGATATATGGTTCATTGTAGTGAACGGTTCAGCTGTTTGAATTATCGATGAAATGCACAAAGGGAGAATGAAAGCACAAAAAAACCCCTTGGAAGGGGCTTGGTTCTTATTGTGACACGATGATAAACTCGGAGCGGCGGTTTTCCTGATGTTTGTCCGGAGGACATCTATGGCCGTCTGCACAATTGTTTAG
Encoded here:
- a CDS encoding lytic transglycosylase domain-containing protein; the protein is MNQKLNTAVCAALLFVASMATAQEIDSIQLADQDSTLLQTDETREISITSVSIDGRPIELQTNKNGEFQLLDLEEAHRYDSLWLKELHSSAQLFSDMLLEIQNSSENDSIIVVDLPTDTLKARLARMDEKTPFNITYNPSLESVIKSFLTRRRDLMQRMMTASQFYFPLFEQELDNHDIPLEIKYLAIIESALNPRARSRVGAKGLWQFMYSTGKMYGLDVSSYVDERHDPILATKAASKYLSKLYEIFNDWDLALAAYNSGPGNVNKAIRRSGGYENYWNIRPFLPRETAGYLPAFLATMYIFEYAEEHGLQYKKADRPYFETDTVHVKNLITFDQIAKLVDISTEELEMLNPAYKLNVIPKVKGKDYALRLPKAKIGKFVANEEQIYAYVKKEMDSLEKPLPQMITAQDQIRYKVKSGDYLGKIAERYGVGVSQIKMWNGLRSNNLRIGQRLTIFPRKPYIPEKSVAKSSTSKSASGAVASNSKTHTVQPGDSLWTISRKYPGVSIENLREWNGLSSNNLKPGTKLKLCDCSS
- a CDS encoding DNA polymerase III subunit delta', whose amino-acid sequence is MLYKNVLGLEHIKNHLVTTANSGRVAHAQLFVGPEGSGVLPMALAYAQYLLCGNTGGENEGENTVCNTKCNSLTHPDLHFAFPVSNSDKVKSHAVSDHYLEEWRQFVKEQPYGNLFDWYRHIGIEKKQGQIGVDEAQDMVKKLSLKSYEGGYKVLILWMAEKMNLSAANKLLKLIEEPPQKTVLLLLAEEEEQIINTIRSRCQILHFPPLTEQVITDELVNRGASASVAHNIAQEANGNFNKALDLMNKDSEDLVFERWFVQWVRSAFKAKGNKGAIQELILWSDEVAKTGREVQKQFLNYCLTLMRQALLLNYKAHNLVYTKVHVEGFDLNKFAPFVHENNILDIVEELEKAIFHVERNGNSKIIFTDLSIKLTRLLHTKAA
- a CDS encoding membrane protein, whose amino-acid sequence is MKPFFVLVVVFIVCALLLKLVAGQVNYRLSAQIAMACMLVFTAIGHFAFAEGMSTMLPDFFPMKKELVLITGLVEIALGVGLVLPQYKYASAWMLIVFFILVLPINIRSAIGHINYQTGALDGPGISYLWFRVPLQLFFVLWVYFSTIFGK
- a CDS encoding DUF6747 family protein — translated: MKKLLLVKEIYLEGFRNLGHIILEKYFKIFAWFSFVMFFIVLYAFVYRIATGFAFD
- a CDS encoding antibiotic biosynthesis monooxygenase; translated protein: MATTPFVYIWEYVVKKEYLEEFKNVYGSTGDWVQLFQKADGYILTELHQDASNPLRFVTVDFWNSISDRDNFRNQFAKEFTAIDKHCENFTEEERFIGDFNCDTNRFVM
- a CDS encoding phosphoglycerate kinase, with the translated sequence MKTIDDYNFEGKKALIRVDFNVPLDGDFNVTDTSRIEAAKPTILKVLEDGGSAVLMSHLGRPKGKVNPDMSLSHIVETVSEIIGVEVKFAEDCVGKVADDAVAKLEDGEVLLLENLRFHNEEEAGDKAFSEALAKHGDIYVNDAFGTAHRAHASTTIVAQFFPNNKCFGYLLAKEIDAIAKVMQTGEKPITAILGGAKVSSKITIIENILDKVDNLIIGGGMTYTFVKAKGGKVGDSICEDDKMDLALDILKHAEAKNVKVYLPVDVLAADDFDNNANTQFVDVDKIPDGWQGLDAGPKTLEIFKQVILASKTILWNGPVGVFEMENFANGTIAVGNYIDEATQDGAFSLVGGGDSVAAVKQFGFEDKVSYVSTGGGAMLESLEGRTLPGIAAILD
- a CDS encoding DUF4837 family protein → MKKFGTLCSAILVMVLWSCKDSGPKQRFLPPSTGGVNSLMVVMDTELWQSDVGDNIREHFAAQVLGLPQPEPIFTIVQVPPKVFKGTTTYSRSVLYVEQDSSSLAHIKTDAYSKPQKVAVVTGQTHEVLNRNLDSLAPKAIEAFKQMEIAEAQKRFERSLNKDKALEEEFGISMKVPSLYKVGKRDNKFVWMDIQIPKGTMNIIAYEMPENSFSNDSTFVEDIVKMRDSIGKKYVPGPYENTYMKTEMAFAPYVFPTEIGGKKAAEVRGIWDIQGYPMAGPFLTYIINDEEHNRKMVLEGFTFAPSAEKRDYMFELEAILRTVDFNTTAAD
- a CDS encoding Crp/Fnr family transcriptional regulator — encoded protein: MEEIKHYFEEHFGISSPDWDIFSSKLTQHCFPKKSILLSQGETENHLSFISKGIVRQYVPLADGELTFGFAFSRSFISAYDSFISQMPSNYAVETITETVLWQLTYNDLQEVYNTSQVGDRIGRKASEELFLKKCKRELSLLLDTAEERYLKLFTERPELIREIPLKYIASYIGVTPQALSRIRKRIS